From the genome of Arthrobacter sp. SLBN-122:
GATCCGGCAGTCCTTGCGACGCTGCGCGCCGAGCTCGATGACGATGACGATGAGGGCTGGCTGGCCGGCACCTCGGCCCCATCACGGCATGCGCCGAAGAGACCGCGGTGTCGCTGGCAGGCGGGCCCGTCGCCGCCGGCGCTGCCTAAAGACGACGTTGGGCCATGCCGCACATTGCGGCATGGCCCTGGATCGGCGGCGAGTTACTGCGGTGCCATCGGTCAGGAAGTCTTCTTCATCCTTGGTTCTGCCGCTGCCCCTCCGGACTGGGCTTCCTGCAACCGGTCACGCGAGAGCGGCCTGTCACCGCTGCGCCGGAGGGTCAGCATCACCAGGCCCGCGGCCAACAGGCAGCATGCCAGGAAAATGGACGTGGCCAGGAAACTGCCTTGCGTGACATCCTGCAGAAAACCGCCAACGTAGGGTCCTACGAATCCACCGAGATTGCCCACCGCATTGATCAGTCCCATAGCGGTGCCGGCGACGGCCACTGGCATTGCCCGGGATGCTGAAGCCCAGAAGGGACCGTCGTACGCCAGGGCTCCGGCGACGGCGATGCTGATGAGGGTGACCGCAAGGATGGGCATGTTGTCTCCGGTTGCCACCGAAACCACCAAGGCAACAGCCCCGACTGCCATCGACAGCAGGACGTGCGTGGAGTAGCGGCCCGAACGGTCGGCTGCCTTGGCGTTGTACCAAAGCCCCACCATGGCCAACACGTACGGAATGGCCGTAATCAGCCCCACCTCCATGGAGGATCCGGAGGTGATCGTTTTGATCACGTGCGGGAGCCAGATATTGATGCCATAGAAGCCGATCTGGATGAGGAAGTACACCAGGGTCAGCCGCCACACCACCGAGTTGGACACCACGTGGCGCAGGCCCAGCTTCTCCTGCTGCGGATGTGCCTTTGCATCTTCGGCAAGTCCCCTCTCGATGTACTCACGCTCCTGGACCGAGCACCATGAGGCCTCGCGGGGATGGTCGGCGATCAGGGCCCACCACAGGGGTGCGGCGATGACGAACGGGAAAATGCCCTCGATGATGAACAGCCACCGCCAGTCCGAGAAGGAAAGAATCCAGCCGGAGAGGGGCGCCGTGATGATCGAAGCGATGGCAATGTTCATCATCCAGAACGCGTAGGCCCGCGCCCGCTCCGCGGCGGGGAACCAGTGGCTGATCAGGACAAGAATTGCCGGCCAGATGCCGGCCTCCGCGACGCCCAGGAAGAAGCGCACCACCAGCAGTTGGGTGAAATCCTGGATGAATCCGGACAGAACGGCCAGGACGCCCCAAATGAGCACCATGATTCCGACGAACTTCTTGGCGCTCCAGTGCTCGGCGAGGTGGCCGCCAGGAATTTGCAGGACGAGGTAGCCGATAAAGAAAATGCCTGCAGCCAGGCCCTGCTGGGCGGCGTCGATACCCAGGTCCTTATGGAGTCCGTTCAGGGCGAACCCGATATTCGTCCTGTCCATGAACGAGATGATGTAGACGACGATGGCGACCGGAATCAACCGCTTCCACCGGGCATTGCCCACTGCCGTTGCTGACTTAACGCTCTGTGCCATTGGAAATGCTCCTTCGCGATATGGCAGATCAGACCGCGTCCCCCAGTAAAGCTATTGCTCTCCCGCGGCCCATCGGGTCCGCTTTCCGCCGCCGGGCGGAACGAGCAGGACTTGTTCGGGTGGGGCCGGCATGGCGGTGCATATCCCTGCACCTTCAGCCAGGATCCTTGCCCGGAACCATGCTCTTATTTTTACGCAACTATTGCGTATACGCAAGAGCGCATTCCAAAGACCCGTCCCGGCGCGGGACCGCCCAGTTGGGAACCGCCCTTTCCGGGAATATCCCCCGCGCTCCTGCATACTGCCGGCCTTAGCATTGAGGAGTGGAAGAGGATCGGGAATTCTCGGCGGAAGAGATGCGCAGCTACGCAGCCGACTGTCCGCTTTGCGGTGAAACGGCCTACCCCATGTGGGAGCGGGCGGGCGATGACCAGAACCCGGAATCAGCGGAGAGGTGGAAACTGTCCTCGATTGAGTGCTTCACGCCCGGGTGCCCGAACTCCCGCTACCGCGCGTAGTCCCCTCCTGGCACCAGCTAGCCGCCGATCACGCGGTCGCGTCCTGCAAGTGAGCCAATGAGGGTCAGGACGGCCATGGCCGCGGCGATGGTGATGAGCGGGGCGGTCCAGGAACCGGTGAGGTCATGCAGACCGCCGAATAAGACGGGGCCTATGGCGCTGAGGCCGTAGCCTACGGATTGGGCCATCCCTGACATGGCCGCCGCCTGGGGGTGGTTCCGCGTGCGGAGGCTGAACAGCGACAGGGCGATGACGATGAGGCTCCCGCAGCCGATTGCCCCTAGCAGGACCCAAAGGAGTATAAGGTCAGGAGCAAGGGCCAGTCCCAGGAACGTCATGAAGGTGAAGGCGGCGCTTGCAGAGGCTGTGAGCCGTTGGTCCCGCCCACGGTGAAGGACCGCCCCTGTTCCGAGGCTTGCAAACACGCTGACCAGCAGGAAGACGGATAGATGGATGCCTGCAGTGGTGGCGGGAACTCCTTGGCTTTGCTCAATGGTGGGCAGCCACGCCATCAACACGTAGAAGGCCACCGACTGCAGTCCCATGAACAGTGTCACCTGCCATCCCAGGAACGAAGTCCAGGGGGATTGGTAGGAGTTCGGTGCCCTCCGGGCGGTGGCGTGCGTGCCGGCTGCGGCCGGCCTGCGCAGGAACGGCAGCAGGACGGCTGTGGCGATAATGGCCAGCCCCGCCCAGATGCCAAGGGCAAGCCGCCATCCGGCAGGTGAAGTTTGGGCCACGGGGACCACCACAGCGGCCCCGACGGCGGCGAAGGCTGCCTGGGCCGCCGTGTAGCTGCCGGTGACCTGGCTGACTTTCAGCGGGAAGTCCCGCTTCACCAGGGAAGGCACCAGGACGTTCAGGAAGGCGATGGCCAGGCCAAGCGTGGCTGTGCCTGCCCAGATGAAACCGGGCACAGGCAGTGAGCGAAGCACGATGCCCGAAGCGAGGATCAGCAGGGACAGCCACAGCGCCCGGTCCAGCCCCAGGCGGTCAGCAAAAGCGGGCGCGACGGGTGAGAAGA
Proteins encoded in this window:
- a CDS encoding MFS transporter, whose amino-acid sequence is MAQSVKSATAVGNARWKRLIPVAIVVYIISFMDRTNIGFALNGLHKDLGIDAAQQGLAAGIFFIGYLVLQIPGGHLAEHWSAKKFVGIMVLIWGVLAVLSGFIQDFTQLLVVRFFLGVAEAGIWPAILVLISHWFPAAERARAYAFWMMNIAIASIITAPLSGWILSFSDWRWLFIIEGIFPFVIAAPLWWALIADHPREASWCSVQEREYIERGLAEDAKAHPQQEKLGLRHVVSNSVVWRLTLVYFLIQIGFYGINIWLPHVIKTITSGSSMEVGLITAIPYVLAMVGLWYNAKAADRSGRYSTHVLLSMAVGAVALVVSVATGDNMPILAVTLISIAVAGALAYDGPFWASASRAMPVAVAGTAMGLINAVGNLGGFVGPYVGGFLQDVTQGSFLATSIFLACCLLAAGLVMLTLRRSGDRPLSRDRLQEAQSGGAAAEPRMKKTS
- a CDS encoding CynX/NimT family MFS transporter — translated: MTAATRNAPQRTLRFGFAFIGVLLIAVNLRVSFVSVGPVLANISSDLGLSNPAAGFLTGLPLISFAVFSPVAPAFADRLGLDRALWLSLLILASGIVLRSLPVPGFIWAGTATLGLAIAFLNVLVPSLVKRDFPLKVSQVTGSYTAAQAAFAAVGAAVVVPVAQTSPAGWRLALGIWAGLAIIATAVLLPFLRRPAAAGTHATARRAPNSYQSPWTSFLGWQVTLFMGLQSVAFYVLMAWLPTIEQSQGVPATTAGIHLSVFLLVSVFASLGTGAVLHRGRDQRLTASASAAFTFMTFLGLALAPDLILLWVLLGAIGCGSLIVIALSLFSLRTRNHPQAAAMSGMAQSVGYGLSAIGPVLFGGLHDLTGSWTAPLITIAAAMAVLTLIGSLAGRDRVIGG